From Deferrisoma camini S3R1, the proteins below share one genomic window:
- the proC gene encoding pyrroline-5-carboxylate reductase, translating to MSALPRIAVVGVGNMGEALVRGLLNAGAVPPEHLVGAERVEARANEVSQRYEIRVEADPARACDGAGIVVLAVKPQDLAPALEGIRSAGGSPLVVSVCAGVTLARLERDLPEGTPVVRVMPNTPALVGCGASVYCANRFVTSEHRRWVETLLGAVGTVHAVDKEELLDTVTGLSGSGPAYVFAVIEALADGGVLMGLPRPLARHLAVQTVLGAARLALESPEHPAELRDRVTSPGGTTAAGLRELEARGLRSALIEAVAAATERCRELG from the coding sequence ATGTCAGCACTGCCACGCATCGCAGTGGTCGGGGTCGGCAACATGGGCGAGGCCCTGGTCAGGGGGCTCCTGAACGCCGGGGCCGTCCCGCCGGAGCACCTGGTGGGAGCCGAGAGGGTCGAGGCCCGCGCGAACGAGGTGTCCCAGCGATACGAGATCCGGGTCGAGGCGGACCCGGCCCGGGCGTGCGACGGCGCGGGGATCGTGGTGCTGGCGGTGAAACCCCAGGACCTGGCCCCGGCCCTGGAAGGGATCCGATCGGCCGGCGGCTCTCCCCTGGTGGTGAGCGTGTGCGCCGGCGTCACCCTGGCCCGCCTGGAGCGAGATCTGCCGGAGGGGACCCCGGTGGTCCGGGTCATGCCGAACACCCCGGCCCTGGTCGGGTGCGGCGCCAGCGTATACTGTGCAAACCGGTTCGTCACGTCGGAGCACCGCCGGTGGGTGGAGACGCTCCTGGGAGCGGTCGGCACCGTGCATGCGGTGGACAAGGAGGAGCTCCTCGACACCGTGACCGGCCTGAGCGGCAGCGGGCCGGCGTACGTGTTCGCGGTGATCGAGGCCCTGGCCGACGGCGGCGTGCTGATGGGGCTTCCCCGGCCGCTGGCGCGCCACCTGGCCGTGCAGACCGTGCTGGGGGCCGCCAGGCTGGCCCTGGAGAGCCCGGAGCACCCGGCGGAGCTGCGGGACCGGGTCACCTCCCCCGGGGGCACGACCGCCGCGGGGCTGCGGGAGCTCGAGGCCCGGGGGCTTCGCTCCGCCCTGATCGAGGCGGTGGCCGCGGCCACGGAGCGTTGCCGGGAGCTAGGCTAG
- a CDS encoding YggT family protein → MFVLGNFLLGLARVLDLVLNLYFWVVLIRALLSWVNPDPYNPIVRFLHRATDPVLYWVRRRLPVVFGGMDFSPLIVILAIYFLRLFLVGTLADLALRLR, encoded by the coding sequence ATGTTCGTGCTGGGCAACTTTCTCCTGGGGCTCGCCCGGGTGCTGGACCTGGTGCTCAACCTCTACTTCTGGGTGGTCCTGATCCGGGCCCTGCTGTCCTGGGTGAACCCGGACCCCTACAACCCGATCGTGCGGTTCCTCCACCGGGCCACGGACCCCGTGCTCTACTGGGTGCGCCGGAGGCTGCCGGTGGTGTTCGGGGGCATGGACTTCTCCCCCCTGATCGTGATCCTGGCCATCTACTTCCTGCGGCTCTTCCTGGTGGGCACGCTGGCCGATCTGGCCCTGCGCCTGCGCTGA
- a CDS encoding DivIVA domain-containing protein, whose product MRLTPADVMEQTFRTTFRGFDPVEVDAFLQRIADELEHLREERDRLALELEEEKKARRTLEEALAAARTLQEGILTKARQEAELVEAQARQRADRILAEANEELLRVRREIETLRQRWTLWLAEAEGLAHTLLAWVKERKDRPPQAPELITNCEEGSEDDSGADA is encoded by the coding sequence ATGCGCCTGACCCCGGCCGACGTGATGGAACAGACGTTCCGGACCACCTTCCGGGGGTTCGACCCGGTGGAGGTGGACGCCTTCCTCCAGCGGATCGCGGACGAGTTGGAGCACCTTCGGGAGGAGCGGGACCGGCTGGCGCTGGAGCTCGAGGAGGAGAAGAAGGCCCGCCGCACCCTGGAGGAGGCGCTGGCCGCCGCCCGGACCCTGCAGGAGGGGATCCTGACGAAGGCCCGCCAGGAGGCAGAGCTCGTCGAGGCCCAGGCCCGGCAGCGGGCCGACCGGATCCTGGCCGAGGCCAACGAGGAGCTCCTGCGGGTACGGCGCGAGATCGAGACCCTGCGCCAGCGCTGGACCCTGTGGCTCGCCGAGGCCGAGGGTCTGGCCCACACCCTGCTGGCATGGGTGAAGGAGCGCAAGGACCGGCCGCCCCAGGCCCCCGAGCTCATCACGAACTGCGAAGAAGGGTCCGAGGACGATTCCGGTGCCGATGCGTGA
- a CDS encoding DUF167 domain-containing protein, translating into MREVPGGVEIDLWVQPRSSKTAVAGQQGDAIKIRVAAPPVEGKANAELVRFLAKQLGVPRSAVEVVRGETGRRKTVRIAGVTAADAQARLGAPPR; encoded by the coding sequence ATGCGTGAGGTCCCCGGCGGGGTGGAGATCGACCTGTGGGTCCAGCCCCGGTCCAGCAAGACGGCGGTGGCGGGCCAACAGGGCGACGCGATCAAGATCCGGGTGGCGGCGCCGCCGGTGGAGGGCAAGGCCAACGCCGAGCTCGTACGGTTCCTGGCCAAGCAACTCGGCGTGCCCCGGTCGGCGGTGGAGGTGGTGCGGGGCGAGACCGGCCGCCGCAAGACGGTCCGGATCGCCGGGGTCACCGCTGCCGACGCACAAGCCCGACTGGGGGCTCCACCCCGGTGA
- a CDS encoding DUF488 family protein, N3 subclade: MQWKEAHHVLREASIADLKRLGIPRDRRVLVNRGRGNDELAPSSELLREFLERKKALEKRLGRGSEAAHNRAFVQCDYEARFRRQIENDRAALERLAELAARSGTEDVYLVCYEGPAKACHRRILLRIAQERFGAEVEITGVEPPVGLVRRQR; this comes from the coding sequence GTGCAATGGAAGGAGGCGCACCACGTGCTGCGGGAGGCGAGCATCGCGGATCTCAAACGGCTGGGGATCCCACGGGACCGGCGGGTGCTGGTGAACCGGGGCCGGGGCAACGACGAGCTCGCGCCGTCTTCCGAGCTGCTCCGGGAGTTCCTGGAGAGGAAGAAGGCCCTGGAGAAGCGGCTCGGCCGGGGTTCGGAAGCGGCGCACAACCGGGCCTTCGTGCAGTGCGACTACGAGGCGAGGTTCCGGCGTCAGATCGAGAATGACCGGGCTGCGTTGGAGCGCCTGGCAGAGCTCGCGGCCCGGTCTGGAACCGAGGACGTATACCTCGTGTGCTACGAGGGCCCGGCAAAGGCGTGCCACCGCCGCATCCTGCTGCGGATCGCCCAAGAGCGGTTCGGGGCCGAGGTGGAGATCACCGGGGTGGAGCCCCCAGTCGGGCTTGTGCGTCGGCAGCGGTGA
- a CDS encoding DMT family transporter: MTLSPGQRKMVLATFLFTLMGMLVKHLRPIPAHEVVFFRAWVSLVACGWMLRRVGRSPWGSHRGLLLTRGAAGTGALLLYFYTLQRMPLATAVTVQYLSPLFTVALSGLWLREPASRRQWGWFLLCFAGVALMKGFDPRVGLGVLGLGLTASVLAGVAYNLVRRLAGLEDPLVVIFYFPLVTLPLVGPYTLTHWVWPRGMQWVWLVAVGLLTQAAQVQMTRAYHLEPASRVSHLTYLGSVFALGLGYLVFGENLPLGALAGMALVLLGLVQATRAGKSPDRS, translated from the coding sequence ATGACCCTCTCCCCCGGCCAGCGGAAAATGGTGCTGGCCACGTTCCTGTTTACCCTGATGGGGATGCTGGTCAAGCATCTCCGGCCGATCCCGGCCCACGAGGTGGTGTTCTTCCGGGCCTGGGTGTCCCTGGTGGCGTGTGGGTGGATGCTCCGCCGGGTCGGCCGAAGCCCCTGGGGCTCCCACCGGGGGCTCCTGCTGACCCGGGGCGCGGCCGGGACCGGGGCCCTGCTGCTGTACTTCTACACCCTCCAGCGCATGCCCCTGGCCACGGCGGTCACGGTGCAGTACCTGTCGCCCCTGTTCACCGTGGCCCTATCGGGCCTGTGGCTACGCGAACCGGCCAGCCGGCGGCAGTGGGGATGGTTTCTGCTCTGTTTCGCCGGGGTGGCCCTGATGAAGGGGTTCGACCCGCGGGTCGGGCTGGGCGTGCTCGGGCTGGGGCTCACGGCCTCGGTGCTCGCCGGGGTGGCCTACAACCTGGTGCGGAGGCTGGCCGGCCTGGAGGACCCCCTGGTGGTGATCTTTTACTTCCCCCTGGTCACCCTTCCGCTGGTGGGCCCCTACACACTGACCCACTGGGTGTGGCCCCGAGGGATGCAGTGGGTGTGGCTGGTGGCCGTGGGGCTGCTGACCCAGGCCGCCCAGGTGCAGATGACCCGTGCCTACCACCTGGAGCCGGCATCCCGGGTGAGCCATCTCACGTACCTCGGGTCGGTGTTCGCCCTGGGGCTGGGCTACCTGGTGTTCGGCGAGAACTTACCCCTCGGCGCCCTGGCCGGCATGGCCCTGGTGCTCCTGGGCCTGGTGCAGGCCACCCGTGCGGGGAAAAGCCCGGATCGGTCCTGA
- a CDS encoding CysS/YqeB C-terminal domain-containing protein, protein MDSSQTEDARPPRGVVALMGSGELTATMVEVHKALLRRLGDRPRAVFLDTPAGFQLNADQIAEKAQAYFRERVGHPLGVASFRRKGLPPLEVAEAFRTLRAADYVLVGPGSPTYALRHWKGTPVPDILVERVRSGGCLAAASAAALTVGRYTLPVYEIYKVGEEPAWVDGLDLLGRLGLDLVVVPHWNNAEGGTHDTRFCYMGEPRFRALEAQLPPAQGILGIDEHTAVILDFGAGRAEVRGLGAATLRRDGRESRFPSGRAFPLEALGPGAAPGEAVPIDAAPPEPGPAAGQPGFWDRVRSLEEAFHRALADGDARGAVQAVLDLDRWVMEASDESDRVEAREVLREAMVSLGAELATRPASREACLAPLVEDLVRVRERFRREGRWAEADALREALGRTGVTVEDTPEGPRWRWE, encoded by the coding sequence ATGGATTCGTCGCAAACCGAGGACGCACGCCCTCCCCGAGGCGTGGTGGCCCTGATGGGCTCCGGCGAGCTCACCGCCACCATGGTGGAGGTGCACAAGGCGCTGCTTCGCCGGCTGGGTGACCGGCCCAGGGCCGTGTTCCTCGACACCCCTGCCGGGTTCCAGCTGAACGCGGACCAGATCGCGGAGAAGGCCCAAGCCTACTTCCGGGAGCGGGTCGGCCACCCCCTGGGGGTGGCGTCGTTCCGGCGGAAGGGCCTGCCCCCCCTCGAGGTGGCGGAGGCGTTTCGGACGCTGCGGGCGGCCGACTACGTGCTGGTGGGCCCTGGCAGCCCCACCTATGCCCTGCGCCACTGGAAGGGCACGCCGGTCCCGGACATCCTGGTGGAGCGGGTCCGGTCAGGGGGCTGTCTGGCGGCCGCCAGCGCGGCGGCGCTCACCGTGGGTCGGTACACCCTGCCCGTGTACGAGATCTACAAGGTAGGCGAGGAACCCGCCTGGGTCGATGGCCTCGACCTGTTGGGCCGCCTCGGCCTCGATCTGGTGGTGGTGCCCCACTGGAACAACGCCGAGGGCGGCACCCACGACACCCGGTTCTGCTACATGGGCGAGCCCCGGTTCCGGGCGCTCGAGGCCCAACTGCCGCCTGCGCAAGGGATCCTGGGGATCGACGAGCACACCGCGGTGATCCTGGACTTCGGCGCCGGTCGGGCCGAGGTGCGGGGGCTGGGGGCCGCGACCCTGCGCCGGGACGGGCGGGAGAGTCGGTTCCCCAGCGGCCGCGCGTTTCCGTTGGAAGCCCTGGGTCCCGGTGCGGCTCCCGGCGAGGCGGTCCCCATCGACGCCGCCCCGCCGGAGCCCGGGCCCGCGGCCGGGCAGCCCGGTTTCTGGGATCGGGTCCGCAGCCTGGAGGAGGCCTTTCACCGGGCCCTGGCCGACGGGGACGCCCGGGGCGCGGTGCAGGCCGTGCTGGACCTGGACCGGTGGGTGATGGAGGCCTCGGACGAGTCCGACCGGGTCGAGGCCCGGGAGGTGCTCCGGGAGGCCATGGTCTCCCTGGGCGCGGAGCTGGCGACGAGGCCGGCCAGCCGGGAGGCGTGCCTCGCCCCCCTGGTGGAGGACCTGGTCCGGGTTCGGGAACGGTTCCGCCGCGAGGGGCGGTGGGCCGAGGCCGACGCCCTGCGCGAGGCCCTGGGCCGGACCGGCGTCACGGTGGAGGACACCCCGGAGGGGCCCCGGTGGCGGTGGGAATGA
- a CDS encoding GNAT family N-acetyltransferase: MAVGMTGTAEARQARGPVRVRELDPPSVRAEWRTWGLEWPAAFTAPPWVSAWAETLGSDREVRWLVTEEAGAPIGAVPLVIAGDTAQVAGSPDVCDHLDLAARPGRQAEVCRALARFLAHRGVRRLDAEAVRPDALLVRGWRAAGLPVDLPGVAVTVEMDLPASWDGYLERLSKHDRHEVRRKLRRLEEAGPVVWRRSQDPAADLPVFLRLFRDSRPRKRAFLTPERLSFFHRLAAALAADGVLDLGILEVGDRPVAATFGFSWADTAHLYNNGFDPAWADRSVGLVAKVLSVRDAIERGMARYTFLRGDEPYKFRLGGRAVPLLGFRARLSPSGGGDR, from the coding sequence GTGGCGGTGGGAATGACGGGCACGGCCGAGGCACGCCAAGCCCGAGGGCCGGTGCGGGTTCGGGAGCTGGACCCGCCGTCGGTGCGGGCCGAGTGGAGGACGTGGGGGCTCGAGTGGCCCGCGGCCTTCACCGCGCCCCCGTGGGTCTCGGCCTGGGCCGAGACCCTGGGCTCCGACCGGGAGGTCCGGTGGCTCGTGACCGAGGAGGCCGGAGCCCCGATCGGCGCGGTCCCGCTGGTGATCGCGGGGGACACGGCCCAGGTGGCCGGCAGCCCGGACGTGTGCGACCACCTGGACCTGGCCGCCCGGCCGGGCCGGCAGGCCGAGGTATGCCGGGCCCTCGCCCGGTTTCTGGCGCACAGGGGCGTTCGCCGACTCGACGCCGAGGCGGTGCGGCCCGACGCGCTCCTGGTCCGGGGCTGGAGGGCCGCGGGGCTGCCCGTGGACCTCCCCGGGGTGGCGGTCACCGTCGAGATGGACCTGCCGGCCTCGTGGGACGGCTACCTGGAGCGCCTCTCCAAGCACGATCGGCACGAGGTGCGCCGGAAACTGCGCCGCCTGGAGGAGGCCGGCCCGGTGGTCTGGCGCCGGTCCCAGGACCCGGCCGCCGACCTTCCGGTGTTCCTGCGCCTGTTCCGGGACAGCCGGCCCCGGAAGCGGGCCTTTCTGACCCCCGAAAGGCTCTCGTTCTTCCACCGGCTCGCGGCCGCCTTGGCCGCAGACGGGGTGCTCGACCTGGGCATCCTCGAGGTGGGGGACCGGCCGGTGGCCGCCACCTTCGGGTTCTCGTGGGCGGACACAGCGCATCTTTACAACAACGGGTTCGACCCCGCCTGGGCCGACCGCAGCGTCGGACTCGTGGCAAAGGTCCTGTCGGTGCGCGACGCCATCGAGCGGGGCATGGCACGCTACACCTTCCTACGGGGGGACGAGCCCTACAAGTTCCGGCTCGGCGGCCGCGCCGTGCCCCTCCTGGGGTTCCGGGCCCGGTTGAGCCCCTCGGGCGGGGGGGATCGCTGA
- a CDS encoding glycosyltransferase produces the protein MRPSLCIALLCLHSSPLGSLGARDTGGMSVVVRETARHLARAGHRVDVFTSPPGSRGAGVRVLAPGVRLVELEPGVPARAGKLALRARVPEVAAAVERFRSREGLAYDLVHSHYWLSALAGERLAARWGAPHAITFHTLAAVKNRLGCGEDEPRVRQEEETRLGRTADRVIVPSLREAGELERCCPGAPVQVVPCGVDPARFRPVAPASRPHRGPLLLYVGRITPVKGLDILLAALARLGPDTHLWVVGGEGPADAARVEVWAREAGVGGRVRYLGSQGHDRLPALYSAADAVVVPSRYESFGLVILEALATGTPVASTRVGVAEEAIRPGENGCLADAADPDALAQALRSALALPRLPDRIRESVARFSWDRVTGDLAAVYHDLVRPAPLAAFS, from the coding sequence ATGCGGCCGTCGCTGTGCATCGCCCTACTGTGCCTCCACTCCAGCCCCCTGGGCTCGCTGGGGGCGCGGGACACCGGGGGCATGAGCGTGGTGGTGCGGGAGACCGCCCGGCACCTGGCCCGGGCGGGTCACCGGGTGGACGTGTTCACCTCGCCCCCGGGATCCCGGGGGGCTGGGGTCCGGGTGCTGGCCCCGGGGGTGCGGCTGGTGGAGCTCGAGCCCGGGGTCCCCGCCCGGGCCGGCAAGCTGGCCCTCCGGGCCCGGGTGCCGGAGGTGGCAGCCGCGGTGGAGAGGTTCCGGAGCCGCGAAGGGCTCGCCTACGACCTGGTCCACAGCCACTACTGGCTCTCGGCCCTGGCCGGCGAGCGGCTGGCGGCCCGGTGGGGCGCTCCCCACGCGATCACGTTCCACACCCTGGCCGCGGTCAAGAACCGGCTCGGCTGCGGCGAGGACGAGCCCCGGGTCCGCCAGGAAGAGGAAACCCGGCTGGGCCGGACGGCCGACCGGGTGATCGTGCCCAGCCTGCGGGAGGCGGGGGAGCTGGAGCGGTGCTGCCCGGGCGCGCCGGTGCAGGTGGTTCCCTGCGGCGTGGACCCGGCGAGGTTCCGGCCCGTGGCCCCGGCGTCGAGGCCGCACCGTGGGCCCCTGCTTCTGTACGTGGGCCGGATCACCCCGGTCAAGGGTCTCGACATCCTTCTGGCCGCGTTGGCCCGGTTGGGGCCGGACACCCACCTGTGGGTGGTGGGGGGCGAGGGCCCGGCCGACGCCGCTCGGGTGGAAGTCTGGGCCCGGGAGGCGGGGGTGGGGGGACGGGTCCGGTACCTGGGCTCCCAGGGCCACGACCGGCTCCCCGCCCTCTACTCGGCGGCCGACGCCGTGGTCGTGCCGAGCCGGTACGAGAGCTTCGGCCTCGTGATCCTGGAGGCTCTGGCCACGGGCACGCCCGTGGCCTCCACCCGGGTGGGGGTGGCCGAGGAGGCGATCCGCCCCGGCGAGAACGGCTGCCTGGCCGACGCGGCCGACCCCGACGCCCTGGCCCAGGCCCTCCGGTCGGCCCTGGCCCTGCCCCGGCTCCCCGACCGGATCCGGGAAAGCGTGGCCCGGTTCTCCTGGGACCGGGTCACCGGGGACCTGGCGGCCGTGTACCACGACCTGGTGCGGCCGGCGCCCCTGGCCGCCTTCTCGTGA
- a CDS encoding PIG-L deacetylase family protein: protein MPPSLRPLDVSPVDLLVVAPHPDDAEFGAGGTVARWTDEGRGVAYVVVTSGEKGSADPDADPRALARVREAEQTAAARLLGVNQVVFLREPDQGLEDTPEFRREMVRWIRAFRPRIVVTSDPYRRYLWHRDHRVVGQVVMDAVFPYARDPLAFPELLEEGLFPHKVAEVWCWASEDPNHRVDVTGVFARKVEALGCHQSQLAGLPFEDPAAWLRARAREAARGTPYELAEAFHRAVALP from the coding sequence ATGCCCCCTTCCCTTCGACCGCTCGACGTGAGCCCCGTGGACCTGCTGGTGGTGGCGCCCCACCCCGACGACGCCGAGTTCGGCGCCGGGGGCACCGTGGCCCGGTGGACCGACGAGGGCCGAGGCGTGGCCTACGTAGTGGTCACCAGCGGGGAGAAGGGCTCGGCCGATCCGGACGCCGACCCGAGGGCCCTGGCCCGGGTGAGGGAGGCCGAGCAGACGGCCGCCGCCCGGCTGCTGGGGGTGAACCAGGTGGTGTTCCTGCGCGAGCCCGACCAGGGGCTCGAGGACACGCCGGAGTTCCGCCGCGAGATGGTCCGGTGGATCCGGGCCTTCCGGCCGAGGATCGTGGTCACCTCGGACCCGTACCGGCGGTACCTGTGGCACCGGGATCACCGGGTGGTGGGCCAGGTGGTGATGGACGCGGTGTTCCCCTACGCCCGGGACCCCTTGGCCTTTCCCGAGCTCCTGGAGGAGGGCCTGTTCCCCCACAAGGTGGCCGAGGTGTGGTGCTGGGCCAGCGAGGACCCCAACCACCGGGTGGACGTGACCGGGGTGTTCGCGCGCAAGGTGGAGGCCCTGGGCTGCCACCAGAGCCAGCTGGCCGGGCTTCCGTTCGAGGACCCGGCCGCCTGGCTGCGGGCCCGGGCCCGGGAGGCGGCCCGGGGCACCCCCTACGAGCTGGCGGAGGCGTTCCACCGGGCCGTGGCCCTGCCGTAG
- a CDS encoding histidine phosphatase family protein yields MEHAPTRVLLVRHGRVHNPGRILYGRLPRFGLSPEGRRQARQVGEGLADAPLAAVYASPLLRARQTAAEILRFHPNLRLRISRLLHEVRTPFEGRPLAEARAAGEDFYTGAGPGFEQPPEVAGRMLRFLGRAARTHPGGVVVAVTHGDPLAFLVLRLAGADPDPRRKAALHRYGVTDGYPQPGSVLAVDAWPDGSARVVGYGPAGGYGRATARWNASASS; encoded by the coding sequence ATGGAACACGCCCCGACGCGGGTTCTCCTGGTGCGGCACGGCCGGGTCCACAACCCCGGCCGGATCCTGTACGGCCGGCTGCCCCGGTTCGGGCTGAGCCCCGAGGGCCGCCGCCAGGCCCGGCAGGTGGGGGAGGGGCTGGCGGACGCACCGCTGGCCGCCGTGTACGCGAGCCCCCTGCTGCGGGCCCGGCAGACCGCGGCCGAGATCCTGCGGTTCCACCCGAACCTGCGCCTGAGGATCTCGCGGCTGCTCCACGAGGTGCGCACCCCGTTCGAGGGCCGCCCCCTGGCCGAGGCCCGGGCCGCGGGCGAGGACTTCTACACGGGCGCCGGCCCCGGGTTCGAGCAGCCCCCCGAGGTGGCCGGGCGGATGCTGCGGTTCCTCGGCCGGGCGGCCCGCACGCACCCGGGCGGCGTGGTGGTGGCGGTGACCCACGGCGACCCCCTGGCGTTCCTGGTGCTGCGCCTGGCCGGGGCCGACCCGGACCCGAGGCGGAAGGCCGCCCTGCACCGGTACGGCGTCACGGACGGCTACCCCCAGCCCGGCTCGGTACTCGCCGTGGACGCCTGGCCGGACGGTTCGGCCCGGGTGGTCGGGTACGGGCCGGCGGGCGGCTACGGCAGGGCCACGGCCCGGTGGAACGCCTCCGCCAGCTCGTAG
- a CDS encoding LL-diaminopimelate aminotransferase translates to MALANEHYLKLKAGYLFPEIARRVNTFAQAHPEARIIRLGIGDVTRPLVPAVVEAFHRAVDEMARAETFRGYGPEQGYDFLIEAIRERAYAPLGVDLRPSEIFVSDGSKCDTSNILDIFGLDNRVAICDPVYPVYNDTNVMAGRTGPADERGYYQGIVYLPCTAENGFIPELPDEPVDLIYLCYPNNPTGTVATRDQLARWVEYALEHDAVILFDAAYEAFITEPGIPHSIYEVPGAERCAIEFRSFSKTAGFTGVRCALTVVPEALTARTPSGERVSLNKLWNRRQSTKFNGVSYPVQRAAAAVYSDEGWEQVRREIAYYMENARIIREGLAAAGITCYGGVNAPYIWLKTPGGMSSWDFFDRLLEECHVVGTPGSGFGPSGEGYFRLSAFGDRANVEAAVDRIRSRWGR, encoded by the coding sequence GTGGCCCTAGCGAACGAGCACTACCTGAAGCTGAAGGCAGGCTACCTGTTCCCCGAGATCGCCCGCCGGGTCAACACCTTCGCCCAGGCCCACCCCGAGGCGCGGATCATCCGGCTGGGCATCGGCGACGTGACCCGCCCCCTGGTCCCCGCGGTGGTCGAGGCGTTCCACCGGGCCGTGGACGAGATGGCCCGGGCCGAGACCTTCCGGGGGTACGGGCCGGAGCAGGGGTACGACTTCCTGATCGAGGCGATCCGGGAGAGGGCCTATGCCCCCCTCGGCGTGGACCTGAGGCCCTCGGAGATCTTCGTCTCCGACGGGTCCAAGTGCGACACCTCCAACATCCTCGACATCTTCGGCCTGGACAACCGGGTGGCCATCTGCGACCCGGTGTACCCCGTGTACAACGACACCAACGTGATGGCGGGCCGCACCGGCCCGGCCGACGAGCGGGGCTACTACCAGGGCATCGTGTACCTGCCGTGCACCGCGGAGAACGGGTTCATCCCGGAACTGCCGGACGAGCCGGTGGACCTGATCTACCTGTGCTACCCCAACAACCCCACGGGCACGGTGGCGACCCGGGACCAGCTGGCCCGGTGGGTGGAGTACGCCCTGGAGCACGACGCGGTGATCCTGTTCGACGCGGCCTACGAGGCGTTCATCACCGAGCCGGGCATCCCCCACTCCATCTACGAGGTGCCCGGGGCCGAGCGGTGCGCCATCGAGTTCCGCAGCTTCTCCAAGACCGCCGGGTTCACCGGGGTGCGCTGCGCCCTGACCGTGGTGCCCGAGGCGCTGACGGCCCGCACCCCCTCCGGCGAGCGAGTCAGTCTGAACAAGCTGTGGAACCGGCGCCAGTCCACCAAGTTCAACGGGGTCAGCTACCCGGTTCAGCGGGCCGCGGCCGCGGTGTACTCGGACGAGGGCTGGGAGCAGGTGCGCCGGGAGATCGCCTACTACATGGAGAACGCCCGGATCATCCGGGAGGGGCTCGCCGCGGCCGGCATCACCTGCTACGGCGGGGTCAACGCCCCCTACATCTGGCTCAAGACCCCCGGCGGGATGTCCAGCTGGGACTTCTTCGACCGGCTGCTGGAGGAGTGCCACGTGGTGGGCACCCCGGGGAGCGGGTTCGGCCCGAGCGGGGAGGGGTACTTCCGGCTGTCGGCCTTCGGGGACCGGGCCAACGTGGAGGCGGCCGTGGACCGGATCCGCAGTCGGTGGGGACGATGA
- the queC gene encoding 7-cyano-7-deazaguanine synthase QueC, protein MSAPDRPKAVVLLSGGLDSATCLAVARAEGYECHCLSFAYGQRHDVELEAARRVARALGAAEHKVIRLDLRAFGGSALTDDIEVPRPADEAEIGRGGIPVTYVPARNTIFLSFGLAWAEVLGAFDLFIGANALDYSGYPDCRPEFLEAFERVANLGTKAGAEGHRFRIHAPLLRLTKAEIIRKGAALGVDYGLTHSCYDPDPEGRACGGCDSCLLRKKGFREAGVPDPTPYRT, encoded by the coding sequence ATGAGCGCCCCCGACCGACCCAAGGCCGTGGTGCTCCTGAGCGGGGGGCTCGACTCGGCCACCTGCCTAGCCGTGGCCCGGGCCGAGGGGTACGAGTGCCACTGCCTGAGCTTCGCCTACGGGCAGCGCCACGACGTGGAGCTCGAGGCCGCCCGGCGGGTGGCCCGGGCCCTCGGCGCGGCCGAGCACAAGGTGATCCGGCTCGATCTGCGGGCGTTCGGCGGCTCGGCCCTGACCGACGACATCGAGGTGCCCCGGCCGGCCGACGAGGCCGAGATCGGCCGGGGCGGCATCCCGGTGACCTACGTGCCCGCCCGCAACACCATCTTCCTCTCGTTCGGGCTCGCCTGGGCCGAGGTCCTGGGCGCCTTCGACCTGTTCATCGGGGCCAACGCCCTGGACTACTCGGGCTACCCCGACTGCCGGCCCGAGTTCCTCGAGGCGTTCGAGCGGGTGGCCAACCTGGGCACCAAGGCCGGGGCCGAGGGCCACCGGTTCCGCATCCACGCCCCGTTGCTGCGGCTGACCAAGGCCGAGATCATCCGGAAGGGGGCCGCCCTGGGGGTGGACTACGGGCTCACCCACTCCTGCTACGACCCGGACCCCGAGGGCCGGGCCTGCGGCGGCTGCGACAGCTGCCTGCTGCGGAAGAAAGGGTTTCGGGAGGCCGGCGTGCCGGACCCCACCCCGTACCGGACGTAA
- a CDS encoding ferredoxin, which translates to MKVRIDYDLCMGDGNCHRVCPAVFDYDDRNLRGVVKMDVVPPEHEEAVRRAADECAPGAIAVEE; encoded by the coding sequence ATGAAGGTGCGCATCGACTACGATCTGTGCATGGGCGACGGCAACTGCCACCGGGTGTGCCCGGCGGTGTTCGACTACGACGACCGGAACCTCCGGGGCGTGGTCAAGATGGACGTGGTTCCGCCGGAGCACGAGGAGGCCGTACGCCGGGCCGCGGACGAGTGCGCGCCGGGGGCGATCGCGGTGGAGGAGTAG